The proteins below come from a single Saccharophagus degradans 2-40 genomic window:
- a CDS encoding L-threonylcarbamoyladenylate synthase: MNNWRAVPKLTQCVRTLLQGGVIAYPTEAVWGLGCDPDNDHAVEKILRLKKRPVHKGLILVAASIEQLDFLLHDLEPEYYQKLEASWPGANTWLIPHKGRVSPMVTGKHATVAVRVSNHPIVKALCEGFGGPIVSTSANPMGLSAAKSQMQVRRYFAKEALSYATGVVGGRSTPSVIRDLYTDAIIRA; this comes from the coding sequence ATGAATAATTGGCGAGCTGTACCCAAGTTGACTCAGTGTGTACGCACCTTGTTGCAAGGTGGTGTAATTGCTTACCCAACAGAAGCGGTATGGGGCTTGGGTTGCGACCCAGACAACGACCATGCTGTAGAAAAAATCTTACGCCTTAAAAAACGCCCAGTTCACAAAGGCCTTATATTGGTGGCGGCATCTATTGAGCAGCTGGATTTTTTGCTGCACGACCTAGAGCCAGAATACTACCAAAAGCTTGAAGCCAGCTGGCCGGGTGCCAACACCTGGCTTATACCGCATAAAGGGCGCGTATCGCCCATGGTTACAGGCAAGCACGCCACTGTCGCCGTAAGAGTGAGTAATCACCCAATTGTTAAAGCCCTGTGCGAAGGTTTTGGTGGGCCCATTGTGTCTACTTCGGCCAACCCTATGGGGCTAAGTGCCGCTAAAAGCCAAATGCAGGTGCGTCGCTATTTTGCAAAAGAAGCTTTATCCTACGCGACTGGCGTGGTGGGCGGGCGCAGCACGCCATCGGTAATACGCGATTTGTATACAGACGCGATTATACGCGCCTAG